A single region of the Spartobacteria bacterium genome encodes:
- a CDS encoding transposase, with product MRQKRIKRDRLSYYHLITRVVMREMLLGEKEKRELWRLVRRVEGFTGVRVLTYALMTNHVHILVEEPDRNTEVDEYELVKRLRCLYGAMGTTEILERWELWTERGMLDAVEEDKARYRRRMHDISEFMKQIKQRFASWYHRQHGTCGTMWQDRFKSVLVEDGAALRTMAAYIEMNPVRAGIVDDPKAYRFCGFGEAMGGSKVARRGIALIAKELTDAAEWETASQTYFEHVLMYEEVRNNRNLVYMDQDMLRDKMENKVKLTRFERLLCRWRYCTDGQVVGGKEFVEEFFAEHRDYFGPRRKQGRKKVRDGSRDLFAIRDVR from the coding sequence ATGAGACAAAAACGAATTAAGCGAGACAGGTTGTCATATTATCACTTGATCACACGGGTGGTAATGCGGGAGATGTTGCTGGGCGAGAAAGAGAAACGGGAATTGTGGCGTCTGGTTCGGCGGGTTGAGGGATTTACGGGGGTGCGGGTGTTGACGTATGCATTGATGACAAATCATGTGCATATTCTTGTGGAAGAGCCGGATCGGAATACGGAAGTGGATGAGTATGAATTGGTGAAGCGGTTGCGGTGTTTGTATGGTGCGATGGGAACCACGGAGATTCTTGAACGCTGGGAGTTGTGGACGGAACGAGGCATGCTGGATGCGGTAGAAGAGGATAAGGCGCGGTATCGCAGACGAATGCACGATATTTCTGAATTTATGAAACAGATTAAACAGCGGTTTGCGAGCTGGTATCATCGTCAACATGGGACGTGCGGGACGATGTGGCAGGATCGGTTTAAGAGTGTGCTGGTGGAGGATGGAGCGGCACTGCGAACGATGGCGGCGTATATTGAAATGAATCCGGTGCGTGCAGGAATAGTTGACGATCCAAAGGCCTATCGATTTTGTGGCTTTGGCGAAGCAATGGGCGGGTCGAAGGTTGCGCGGCGGGGTATTGCCTTGATTGCGAAGGAACTGACAGATGCCGCTGAGTGGGAAACCGCTTCGCAGACCTATTTTGAGCATGTACTGATGTATGAAGAGGTTAGGAACAACCGGAATCTGGTGTATATGGATCAGGATATGCTGCGCGATAAAATGGAAAACAAAGTGAAACTGACTCGGTTTGAGCGGCTGCTTTGTCGATGGCGCTATTGCACTGATGGGCAGGTTGTTGGCGGGAAAGAATTTGTAGAGGAATTCTTTGCGGAGCATCGCGATTATTTTGGTCCTCGGCGGAAACAGGGTCGCAAAAAGGTTCGTGACGGGAGCCGGGATCTGTTTGCGATTCGGGATGTACGCTGA